From a region of the Primulina eburnea isolate SZY01 chromosome 7, ASM2296580v1, whole genome shotgun sequence genome:
- the LOC140835817 gene encoding uncharacterized protein yields the protein MEAIATNTNDARVVAKFVHKNIFTRFGTPRAIISDEDIEENGEDKPERLDIKLDDALWAYRTAYKTPIGMSPYRFVFGKACHSPLELEHRAFWAVKKLNFDMESSGEQRLLQLNEMEEFRNEAYENAKIYKEKTKKWHDNHIMHRNFEPGQEVMLFNSRLKLFHGKLKSRWSGPFTIESVQPYGAIELKCNDGRTFKVNGQRIKHYYGTEVRHLDNIPFFY from the exons ATGGAAGCAATTGCCACCAatactaatgatgctcgagtgGTTGCTAAGTTTGTTCACAAGAACATCTTCACAAGATTTGGGACACCACGAGCCATAATAAGTGATGAAG ATATTGAAGAAAACGGTGAAGACAAACCGGAAAGATTGGACATAAAGTTGGATGATGCTTTATGGGCGTACAGAACGGCATACAAGACACCTATTGGGATGTCACCCTATAGGTTTGTCTTTGGTAAGGCTTGTCACTCACCACTGGAATTGGAACACAGAGCTTTTTGGGCTGTGAAAAAGCTTAACTTTGACATGGAATCATCTGGTGAGCAGCGGCTattgcaattgaatgagatgGAGGAGTTCAGAAATGAGGCTTATGAGAACGCAAAAATCTACAAGGAGAAGACCAAGAAGTGGCACGACAACCATATCATGCACAGAAATTTCGAGCCCGGACAAGAAGTAATGTTGTTCAATTCACGCCTCAAACTATTTCATGGTAAGTTAAAATCAAGATGGTCGGGGCCATTTACAATAGAATCAGTCCAACCATATGGAGCCATTGAGCTAAAGTGCAATGACGGAAGAACgtttaaagtaaatggacaacGGATCAAGCATTATTATGGGACTGAAGTAAGGCATCTTGACAACATTCCTTTTTTCTACTAA